A window of Actinomycetota bacterium genomic DNA:
CGATGAGTTAGCTGAGCTTGTTTCAGCTTCCACCCATATGGATGTTTTGCTTAGAATAAGAGAAGTTATCAATCCTGCTGCTGAAAAGATAAGTGGTAATCCAATACTATCATTTGAGAAATCAAAGATTGATCCCGAGACTGGAGAAAAGATTTTATTTAGCTGGTGGCTGGTGGGTCGAAAAACACATGAGGAAATTAAGGAATCACTCTTAGACATTTTTGATGAGGGCGATCATCTTCATGTGGTCATGGAGCTATTGGGTGTCCAGGAAGAGGATATCCTTTTGGTGGTGGAAAAGGACAAGCTCACCATATTTGCGGATGCACAAGACATGAAGTATCACGAGGAAGTTTTTCTCCCTGCTGAGGTATATACCGAGGAATTTACGAAAAGATACAATAACAACATTTTGGAGGTTAGGTTAGGGAAACGTCGGCTCAAGGAGGAGTGAAGCGATTGAAAAAGCCCCGCGCAGAAGGTATACGTTGTCCGTTATTCCAAAGCGGGGAGGAGGCTATAAAGAGGTTAACCAATGAAATCAATGAGGCGACGAGCGTCGAAGAAAAAGCAGCGAAAGCTCAAGATATGATAGAAGAGGTCGATGCGCTTCTGTCTTGTGAGGAATATGACGACAAAAACGTAGATTGTAAGAATTGTCGGGTCATCTCAGAGTTGCGAAAGAGGACAGCCGAGTTGGTTGTGAAAGCTCGAAAGTTGCCATACTAGATGGTAAAAAAATATTTCCACGAGGAATGGGGAGAACGAAGGATTAAAGAGGAAGTCAAGAAATGCTGGGAGCTTAATATCCGTCCCCGGGAGGTATGCCGAAAGTGTCCCGCCTATATTAATAAAGTGCACTGCTGGGAAGCACCTCTCAATAATCCGCGTTCCTGCATCAGGAATTATCACTTATGTGTGGAAAGGAAATGTCCCATTTTTGACAGATATAAACATAGAATTATGAAAACAATAAGAGTTGGGTCGAGAACTAAAGCGAAATGGGAGAGGCAAGAGAAAAGTTAGATAAAGATCGAGTTTACAAGGTAAGTGCATATAACTGTATAAATTGCGGGAGTGCCTTGCATGAATTTAAAAAGAGTTCCGGTTTGGTGGTTAGTCAATGTAATAACTGTGGACATATAAATAAATTTTTTCGCAATGGCTCTCGGCAGTGAACTGAAGTGAAGCTACACTAACCATTACGCCTCAGATGACACTCCAATAGAAAGCTATCTCCTGCCGGTTTTAGCTAGTTTTCTTTCCACTCTTTGGGAAGTCCCAAAGTGAGAAATTGATCTATTGTCAAAGGATCCATTCTATGTTAATCTTTTTCTACTTTTTGGGTAAAATCCTTAAAGAATGCTAAATATTCTCTAAACATGTTATAATGCCGCAATGAGGTGGCAGGGGGAATTTCATTCTACTTAAGGTCGCAGCAAATTGACTATGGGAAACGCGCTAGGCTATACTATTCTTGGTTGTTGAGAAGGCCTGTAGCTCTAACTGGATAGAGCACCGGACTCCAAATCCGGGGGTTGGGGGTTCGAGTCCCTCCAGGCCTGCATTTTCAAAGTAGTGATCACCCTCTTGCACGGCGGACATCACAGGGGGTGACAGCGAGCGGAGCGAGCGTCCTCAGGGGGACGGAGTCCCCTTAGGAAGGCGTGAAGCGCCAGGGGGGTTCGAGTCCTTCCAGGCCTGCATTTTCAAACTCTGTCGATTCTGTCTTACCGATAAAACAATATTGAATCATATATATTTTTAATCGAAGCAAATTTGCTGCAAGATCACGGATTCTAATGACGCAAGCCATTTAAGAGGTTGAAGCTTTGGCAGAGAAAAAAGGAATAGTCAAGAGACTCTTTAAATATTTGAAGGAAGCGAAATCCGAGCTAAAGAAAGTCATATGGCCTTCCCGCAAGGAGATTATTTCCTCGACAATCTTAGTTTTGGTGACTGTTCTATTTTTTGCTTTATTAATAGGGAGTCTTGATTTTCTCTTTGCACAATTAATAAAATTAATTTCGCTCAAGCTTCTTTAGGAGGTGCAGATTTTGCGACAGATTAAGGCTATGGCGAAGAAGTGGTATGTCGTTCACACATATTCTGGTTACGAAAATAAGGTCAAGACCAACCTGGAACGCCGCATCGAATCCATGGACATGAAGGATAAAATCTTCCAGGTGGTCATCCCCACTGAGGACATCATGGAAATAAAGGGTGGGAAGAAGGTTGTTTCTCCGAAAATGGTTTTCCCAGGCTATCTCCTCGTACAAATGGAATTGGATG
This region includes:
- a CDS encoding Hsp20/alpha crystallin family protein, with amino-acid sequence MRESKKPLLTEGEQIILWEQGGYLNNLRAGWKLGHHYLTNKRLFFSQAKRIIFETPLACITDVTVEEKIFVFRRKNVICISYRCPRLEGISKAWIIMANLETWRKKIREMIAPPIDEETVNQLAEGLDSVSQEILWYLWRNGHGTIDELAELVSASTHMDVLLRIREVINPAAEKISGNPILSFEKSKIDPETGEKILFSWWLVGRKTHEEIKESLLDIFDEGDHLHVVMELLGVQEEDILLVVEKDKLTIFADAQDMKYHEEVFLPAEVYTEEFTKRYNNNILEVRLGKRRLKEE
- the secE gene encoding preprotein translocase subunit SecE; this translates as MKEAKSELKKVIWPSRKEIISSTILVLVTVLFFALLIGSLDFLFAQLIKLISLKLL